The region GCGCGCTTCAGTATCCCATAGTCCAGAGGACTATCGAAGAAGCCGGGAAAGATCGTAATGATATCGAAGCGCATAAGAATTCAGTGTAGAGCCTGCATTGCCCAGCCGGAACCGGCCTACTGCTTCGACTCTCCGCGAGCCTTCGCATCCTGATCGGATCTCTGCGACTGATTTACTTCCACCAGCCCCTCCGGCAGAGTCATGTTCACTCGCTTCTCTTTAGTATCCACCTCAACGATGAAGGCCTTCGCGAAGGGAATCAGGATCTCATTACCATCGGGGGATATAACCTCCAGCAGAGGTGCAGCCTCCTCGAGCCGACGAGAGCCGTCCGCCGTAGCAGGGAAGTGAACGTCGGTGATTGTGCCCACCGCTATCGCGCCGTCGTACACCGTGCAGCCGACTAATTCGCTGATATAGACCGCGTCCTCGTCCAGAGGCACACGCTCGTTGTCCGGAATCAGAACCTCGAGCCCAGCCAGCGCCTCTGCCTGGGTAATTGAATCCACCCCTGCAAACTGCAGAACAATGCGTCCCTCGTTCTTGCCCATCGGCAGCCAGAACGCGACGACCTCTGCGGCGCGGGCCTGCGCAGCCTCGCCATCAAAACCGGGAGCGGCCAGAAAGACCTGAGTTCGTTCTTTGAACCGTTCAGGAAAGTCGGTGAACAACTCCGCGAGCAACTCGCCCTTACGGCCCTGAGGCCGTAGCAGGTGAGCCAGCGCGATCCACGAAGAAGCATTTGCTGTCATAGGTTGAAACGAAAATCAACTTAGCAGATCACGATGCTCGGTTCTCTTCCACGATATCCAGTGAAAAGCGACGCTTCAGCTTCATGCTGGCTGCGCTCAGCACGGTGCGTATCGAGCGCGCCGTCCTGCCCTGTTTTCCGATCACCTTACCTACGTCGCTCTGTGCTACATGCAGCCGCAGAAGCGTCCCGTCGCCGTCCTGAATCGTCTCTACGGAGACCTCTTCCGGTTTATCCACCAATGCGCGGGCAAGTTCAGCGACCAGGTCGCTCATCTTTTTCGCAGAATCGTCACCTGACGCCAATTGCATGGCTTCGTCCATTACACACACCTCTTGGGAGTCACGCTGCAACGCTCACGCTCAACCTTTCGTCTCATCTGATGCGAGATCTTCCAGGCTGTGCTGCTACGAGCATCACAACGGTTCATGGGAAGCTTGGTTGAGTACGCCATGCTTTTCCCATTGTGCACCACCGATTTCGCGACGGTGCAATAGAGAAATTCTACGTGAGTAATAGGCACGATGCGATATAAGAAACCGACTCAGTTACGAAATCTTTGGGAACCTTACCGTTCGTTCCCAAAGATCACCGGTAATGTGACTTAAGCGGCAGATGCTGTCTCGGTTGCAGCAGGGGCCTGAGCCAACAGCTTGCCAACGCGGTCAGAGAGCTGCGCACCCTTGCTGACCCAGAAGTCAATGCGGTCGCGCTTCAGATCGACGGTCGCAGGATTTGTGCGGGGATTGTACGTGCCTACGACTTCAACCGACCGGCCATTGCGAGCACGGTCCTTTTCGATTACAACGACGCGATAGTGGGGCTGCTTACGCGCTCCAACGCGCGCCAAACGGATCATCAACACTAGGAATGCCTTTCAGAACTGTTATTTTGAGCCTGACGTCTATCCGCGAAAGCCTTCACACAGGACAGGACTGATGCAGCCCAACACCTAAGTATGGCTGAAAATGCAGCTTTTCGCAATGCTCAGACGCTCAAATTCCTATCACCCAATCTCGATACAATAGACCCCAGTGAACCGCGAATATCACAAATGGTTATCGCCTGCCCTCGGGCGGGAGATGGAACTTCTCGTCTTCGGACACGCCGGACCACCAGCCATCGCCTTTTCAACCTCTTGCGGTCGCTTCTTCGACTTCGAGGATCGCGGTATGGTCAATGCCGTCCGCCACAAGATCGAAGCTGGTCACCTGCAACTCTTTTGTATTGATTCAGTTGACGCCGAAAGCTGGTACAACCGCACCGTCGTTCCACGAGCCCGTCTCGCCCGCCACCTTCGCTTCGAGCAGTACATCCTCGAGGAAGTCGTTCCCTTCGTCCGTTACAGGAACGGCTGTTCCAGTCTCAACGCCATCGGGTGCAGCTTTGGCGGTTACCATGCGGTCAATATCGCCCTTCGACACCCGGAGATCTTCACCGGAACCCTCTCCATGGGGGGTGCGCTCGATCCCTCCGGCTTCCTCTCCGGCTACTACGACCAGGACTGCTACCTCAACCTGCCGACCCACTACATGCCGAACATCAGCGACGCCCATTATTTCTACTATTACCGTCGCAATAGCTGTATCCTCGCCACCGGCGTCGACGACGTCTGCCGCGAGATGAATCAGCAGATGGCCCACATCCTCCACACCAAGGAGATTCCCTGTCGTCTCGATGTCTGGGGCGACGGTGCCGGCCACGACTGGCACACCTGGCAACGCATGATCGATGCCTATCTATAACAACTAAGGGAGAAGATTTGAAAGCTATGCGGAGCGTGCGTTGAAGAAGATTGGCGTCCTGTTCGGAGTGGAGAATACCTTTCCCGGTGCTCTGGTCGACCGCATCAACTCCATGGAGCTTGAGGACATTCGCGCCGAGTTCGTCCATGTCGGCGGCGTCCAGATGGCCACTCCCTCCGGCTACGACGTCATCGTCGATCGCATCTCGCATGAGATGCCCTTCTATCGCGCGTGGCTCAAAAATGCGGTGCTCGGCGGAGCTCAGGTCATTAACAATCCCTTCTGGTGGTCTGCCGACGACAAATTCTTCAACTACGCTCTCGCCTCAAAGCTTGGCGTGGCAGTGCCTCGAACCATCCTGCTCCCGCACAAGGAATTTCCGCCG is a window of Edaphobacter dinghuensis DNA encoding:
- the rimM gene encoding ribosome maturation factor RimM (Essential for efficient processing of 16S rRNA), which gives rise to MTANASSWIALAHLLRPQGRKGELLAELFTDFPERFKERTQVFLAAPGFDGEAAQARAAEVVAFWLPMGKNEGRIVLQFAGVDSITQAEALAGLEVLIPDNERVPLDEDAVYISELVGCTVYDGAIAVGTITDVHFPATADGSRRLEEAAPLLEVISPDGNEILIPFAKAFIVEVDTKEKRVNMTLPEGLVEVNQSQRSDQDAKARGESKQ
- a CDS encoding KH domain-containing protein yields the protein MDEAMQLASGDDSAKKMSDLVAELARALVDKPEEVSVETIQDGDGTLLRLHVAQSDVGKVIGKQGRTARSIRTVLSAASMKLKRRFSLDIVEENRAS
- the rpsP gene encoding 30S ribosomal protein S16, whose product is MIRLARVGARKQPHYRVVVIEKDRARNGRSVEVVGTYNPRTNPATVDLKRDRIDFWVSKGAQLSDRVGKLLAQAPAATETASAA
- a CDS encoding esterase family protein, which produces MELLVFGHAGPPAIAFSTSCGRFFDFEDRGMVNAVRHKIEAGHLQLFCIDSVDAESWYNRTVVPRARLARHLRFEQYILEEVVPFVRYRNGCSSLNAIGCSFGGYHAVNIALRHPEIFTGTLSMGGALDPSGFLSGYYDQDCYLNLPTHYMPNISDAHYFYYYRRNSCILATGVDDVCREMNQQMAHILHTKEIPCRLDVWGDGAGHDWHTWQRMIDAYL